In Pseudoduganella albidiflava, a single window of DNA contains:
- the galB gene encoding beta-galactosidase GalB, whose translation MKHVPHGRPLAARFARPLLAALCLAALPATVMTATAAPLEAADKQSPRQRIPFNDGWKFHLGDPDGNSAPYLYDIRPEVKESADGKVADAMPEEAARIARGNAPLLKPWILPTGNAFIKDPAKRHARPANEPAIDAPYAKAGFDDSAWRAVTLPHDWAIEGPFLATGPYGGMGRLKTWGPAWYRNKITVTGADAGKSVFLDIDGAMAYSSVWINGRLAGGWPYGYNSFRIDLTKYLQPGDNQLAIRLDNTPESARWYPGAGLYRNVWLTKTAPLHVGQWGVQVRTPKVSKESAQVAWNVTLDNAGGAPAPADVTTELYALDDKGRITGKAVATVVSPTTTVAPGASATVAGDTTLKNPRLWGPVPTQKPNRYMAVTTVRQNGRVMDRYETPFGIRELRFDGVKGMYVNGEHVPIRGVNNHHDLGALGAAFNVRAAERQLEIMREMGINAVRMSHNPPDPQVLDLTDRMGILVQNEVFDSWERKKTPLDFHLIFPDWHEQDLRSMLRRDRNHPSIVMWSVGNEVGEQYTGEHGAAIGRKLVGIVHEEDPDGRPATTAMNWAKPDMPLPATMDVISLNYQGTGIRTLPGQFPAFHEKFPGKAILHTESASALSSRGEYQFPVPGALSAAVRPGAGGDPKTQQVSAYELFAADFGSSADRAFASLDQNPYTAGEFVWTGFDYLGEPTPYYGARSSYSGIVDLAGFKKDRFYLYQARWRPELPMVHILPHWTWPDRVGEITPVHVFTSGDEAELFVNGKSQGRLKKAPYAYRLRWDFVAYEPGTIEVVAYREGKEWARSSVKTAGAPAALQASADRATIAGDGKDLSFITVRVADKAGLTAPRASNAVRFTVEGPGELVATDNGDPTSFVSFQSPQRAAFNGLVLGIVRAKPGARGPITVRVTADGLQAATVALRSTGR comes from the coding sequence GTGAAGCATGTACCCCATGGGCGGCCGCTGGCTGCCCGGTTCGCACGCCCGTTGCTGGCGGCGCTGTGCCTGGCCGCGCTGCCGGCCACCGTCATGACCGCCACGGCGGCACCGCTGGAAGCGGCTGACAAACAGTCGCCGCGCCAGCGCATTCCATTCAACGACGGCTGGAAGTTCCACCTGGGCGACCCGGACGGCAATTCGGCGCCCTACCTGTACGACATCCGCCCCGAAGTGAAGGAATCGGCGGACGGCAAGGTGGCCGATGCGATGCCGGAAGAAGCGGCGCGCATCGCGCGCGGCAACGCGCCGCTGCTGAAACCATGGATCCTCCCGACCGGCAACGCCTTCATCAAGGACCCGGCGAAGCGCCACGCGCGCCCGGCCAATGAGCCGGCCATCGATGCGCCCTATGCGAAAGCCGGTTTCGACGACAGCGCCTGGCGCGCCGTGACACTGCCACACGACTGGGCCATCGAAGGCCCGTTCCTCGCCACCGGTCCGTATGGCGGCATGGGGCGCCTGAAGACGTGGGGCCCGGCCTGGTACCGCAACAAGATCACCGTGACAGGCGCCGACGCCGGCAAGTCGGTCTTCCTCGACATCGACGGCGCGATGGCCTATTCGTCGGTCTGGATTAACGGCAGGCTGGCCGGCGGCTGGCCCTACGGCTACAACTCGTTCCGCATCGACTTGACGAAGTACCTCCAGCCGGGCGACAACCAGCTGGCGATCCGCCTCGACAACACGCCGGAATCGGCGCGCTGGTATCCCGGCGCGGGCCTGTACCGCAACGTATGGCTGACGAAGACCGCGCCGCTGCACGTGGGCCAGTGGGGCGTGCAGGTGCGCACGCCGAAAGTCTCGAAGGAGTCGGCGCAGGTGGCATGGAACGTCACGCTGGACAATGCCGGCGGCGCGCCCGCCCCGGCCGACGTGACCACCGAACTGTATGCGCTGGACGACAAGGGGCGCATCACCGGCAAGGCCGTCGCCACCGTCGTGTCGCCCACCACGACCGTCGCGCCGGGCGCCAGCGCCACGGTGGCCGGCGACACCACGCTGAAGAACCCGCGCCTGTGGGGTCCGGTGCCGACCCAGAAGCCGAACCGCTACATGGCCGTCACCACGGTGCGCCAGAACGGCCGCGTGATGGACCGTTATGAAACGCCGTTCGGCATCCGCGAACTGCGCTTCGACGGCGTCAAGGGCATGTATGTCAACGGCGAGCACGTGCCGATCCGGGGCGTGAACAACCACCACGACCTGGGCGCGCTGGGCGCCGCCTTCAATGTGCGCGCGGCCGAGCGCCAGCTGGAGATCATGCGGGAGATGGGCATCAACGCAGTGCGCATGAGCCACAATCCGCCCGACCCGCAGGTGCTGGACCTGACCGACCGCATGGGCATCCTGGTGCAGAACGAGGTGTTCGATTCATGGGAGCGCAAGAAGACGCCGCTCGACTTCCACCTGATCTTCCCCGACTGGCACGAGCAGGACCTGCGCTCGATGCTGCGGCGCGACCGCAACCATCCGTCGATCGTGATGTGGAGCGTGGGGAATGAGGTGGGCGAGCAGTACACCGGCGAGCATGGCGCGGCGATCGGCCGCAAGCTGGTCGGCATCGTGCACGAGGAAGATCCGGATGGCCGCCCCGCCACCACGGCGATGAACTGGGCCAAGCCGGACATGCCGCTGCCGGCCACGATGGACGTGATCAGCCTGAACTACCAGGGCACCGGCATCCGCACCCTGCCCGGCCAGTTCCCGGCGTTCCACGAGAAATTCCCCGGCAAGGCGATCCTGCACACGGAAAGCGCCTCGGCCCTGTCGTCGCGCGGCGAGTACCAGTTCCCGGTGCCGGGCGCGCTGAGCGCCGCGGTACGTCCCGGCGCCGGCGGCGATCCGAAGACGCAGCAGGTCTCGGCCTATGAACTGTTCGCCGCGGACTTCGGCAGCTCGGCCGACCGCGCCTTCGCCTCGCTCGACCAGAACCCGTACACGGCCGGCGAATTCGTCTGGACCGGTTTCGACTACCTGGGCGAGCCCACGCCATACTACGGCGCGCGCAGTTCATATTCCGGCATCGTCGACCTGGCCGGCTTCAAGAAGGACCGCTTCTACCTGTACCAGGCGCGCTGGCGCCCGGAGCTGCCGATGGTGCACATCCTGCCGCACTGGACGTGGCCGGACCGGGTTGGCGAAATCACGCCGGTGCACGTGTTCACGTCGGGCGACGAGGCCGAGCTGTTCGTCAACGGCAAGTCGCAGGGCCGGCTGAAGAAGGCCCCGTACGCCTATCGCCTGCGCTGGGATTTCGTCGCCTATGAACCGGGCACCATCGAGGTGGTGGCCTACCGGGAGGGCAAGGAATGGGCCCGCTCGTCCGTGAAGACGGCCGGCGCGCCCGCCGCGCTGCAGGCCAGCGCCGACCGCGCCACCATCGCCGGCGACGGCAAGGACCTGTCGTTCATCACCGTGCGCGTGGCCGACAAGGCCGGGCTGACGGCGCCGCGCGCCAGCAATGCGGTGCGCTTCACGGTCGAAGGCCCCGGCGAACTGGTCGCCACCGACAACGGCGACCCGACCAGCTTCGTGTCGTTCCAGTCGCCGCAGCGCGCGGCCTTCAACGGCCTGGTGCTGGGCATCGTGCGCGCCAAGCCCGGCGCCAGGGGGCCGATCACGGTGCGCGTGACGGCCGATGGCTTGCAAGCCGCCACCGTCGCGCTGCGCAGCACGGGCCGCTGA
- a CDS encoding LLM class flavin-dependent oxidoreductase yields the protein MNCVGHIHHGLWKHPRDNSVDYRKPEYWIELAQLLEKGLFDAVFLADIVGVYDVLGDGIDVTAREAVQLPVNDPSYVVPLMAQATKHIGFGVTANLTYEHPYLFARRFATLDHLTSGRIGWNIVTGYLDSAARGVGLKQQHDHDDRYDRGDDFMDAFYKLLEGSWEDGAVLADRERGVYADPAKIHRVSHDGPFYKIDNVYNLTEPSPQRTPVLYQAGASKRGNAFAGRHAECVFTGGPDRAALAKIVSTIRGQAVEAGRERDDVKILSGLTVVVDTNEKAARDKFEEYRAYSSPEGALAHMVSGTGVDLNRFGLDEEITEETLEALYPDRLRRVGEARAGRFAAGTTRRKLLEARRFGSQQPPVVGTPSQVADEIERIVAETDLDGFNLTRTVAPESYRDFIELVIPELQNRGLYKTSYEEGTLREKLFGAGRARLPGNHHAARFRTWK from the coding sequence ATGAACTGCGTGGGCCATATCCACCACGGCCTGTGGAAGCATCCGCGCGACAATTCCGTCGACTACCGCAAGCCGGAATACTGGATCGAACTGGCGCAGTTGCTGGAGAAGGGCCTGTTCGACGCCGTGTTCCTGGCCGATATCGTTGGCGTCTATGATGTGCTGGGCGACGGCATCGACGTCACGGCGCGCGAGGCGGTGCAGCTGCCCGTCAACGACCCCAGCTACGTGGTGCCGCTGATGGCGCAGGCGACGAAGCACATCGGCTTCGGCGTGACCGCCAACCTCACGTACGAGCACCCGTACCTGTTCGCCCGCCGCTTCGCCACCCTCGATCACCTGACCAGCGGCCGCATCGGCTGGAACATCGTCACCGGATACCTCGACAGCGCGGCGCGCGGCGTGGGCTTGAAGCAGCAGCATGACCACGACGACCGCTACGACCGGGGCGACGACTTCATGGACGCGTTCTACAAGCTGCTCGAAGGCAGCTGGGAAGACGGCGCCGTGCTGGCCGACCGCGAGCGCGGCGTCTATGCCGATCCGGCGAAGATCCACCGGGTCAGCCACGATGGCCCGTTCTACAAGATCGACAACGTCTACAACCTCACCGAACCGTCGCCGCAGCGCACACCGGTGCTGTACCAGGCGGGGGCGTCGAAGCGGGGCAACGCGTTTGCCGGCCGCCACGCCGAGTGCGTATTTACCGGTGGCCCGGACCGCGCCGCGCTGGCGAAGATCGTCTCGACGATCCGCGGCCAGGCGGTGGAGGCGGGCCGCGAGCGCGACGATGTCAAGATCCTCTCCGGCCTCACCGTGGTGGTCGATACCAATGAAAAGGCGGCGCGGGACAAGTTCGAGGAGTACCGCGCCTATTCCAGCCCGGAAGGCGCGCTGGCGCACATGGTCAGCGGCACCGGCGTGGACTTGAACCGCTTCGGCCTGGACGAGGAAATCACCGAGGAAACGCTCGAAGCGCTGTATCCGGACCGCCTGCGCCGCGTCGGCGAAGCCCGTGCCGGCCGGTTCGCGGCGGGCACCACGCGCCGCAAGCTGCTCGAAGCGCGCCGTTTCGGCTCGCAGCAGCCTCCCGTGGTCGGCACGCCGTCGCAGGTGGCCGACGAGATCGAGCGGATCGTCGCCGAAACGGACCTCGACGGCTTCAACCTGACCCGCACCGTGGCGCCGGAAAGCTACCGCGACTTCATCGAACTGGTCATCCCCGAACTGCAAAACCGCGGCCTGTACAAGACCTCGTACGAGGAAGGCACGCTGCGCGAAAAACTGTTCGGCGCCGGCCGCGCGCGCCTGCCCGGCAACCACCACGCAGCGAGGTTCCGCACATGGAAATGA
- a CDS encoding ABC transporter ATP-binding protein, producing MEMTAPWHQAGNDAAAPLLQVRKLDVWYPNGAAVQGFDLDVHRKEVVALVGESGCGKSTAAGAIAGLLPHQARVDGAILFEGRDLLAAPERALRDLRGNAIGMIFQEPMTSLNPVLTIGTQIEEVLRRHRRLGAAAARARAIELLDLVRIPEPHRRVDDYPHHLSGGQRQRVMIAIAVACEPRLLIADEPTTALDVTIQAQVLELLASLRRQLSMSLLLITHDLAVVGQWADRVAVMQHGRKVEEGTRDEVFFAPRHRYSQGLLESSLHVDADCHYSRVKLAEIRHAVDAAGERSFSFTEQERRQPASRPAVIHQPPVLDVRNLVAQYSSRYGTISAVKDVSFQIGRGETLGLVGESGCGKSTLSKTIVGLNRAVAGQVILDGTDIAPLTGRALRPHRANVQMVFQDPYASLNPRLRIGDALDEVLVVQKVRDRNERQRRVAAMLDAVGLPSSAARRYPHEFSGGQRQRIGIARALILRPKLLICDEPVSALDVSVRAQILNLFVDLKHEFGLSYLFISHDLSVINYIADRVMVMRKGEAVETLPRDELFTSAQHPYTRTLIAATPAWPEPPAIPLVEALAVRIA from the coding sequence ATGGAAATGACGGCACCCTGGCACCAGGCGGGTAACGACGCCGCGGCACCGCTGCTGCAGGTGCGCAAGCTCGACGTGTGGTATCCGAACGGCGCGGCGGTCCAGGGCTTCGACCTGGACGTACACCGCAAAGAAGTGGTGGCGCTGGTCGGCGAATCCGGCTGCGGCAAGTCGACGGCGGCCGGGGCGATCGCGGGCCTGCTGCCGCACCAGGCGCGCGTCGATGGCGCGATCCTGTTCGAAGGGCGTGACCTGCTGGCGGCCCCGGAGCGCGCCTTGCGCGACCTGCGCGGCAACGCGATCGGCATGATCTTCCAGGAGCCGATGACGTCGCTCAATCCGGTGCTGACGATCGGCACGCAGATCGAGGAAGTGCTGCGCCGCCATCGCAGGCTGGGCGCCGCGGCGGCCCGCGCCCGCGCCATCGAACTGCTTGACCTGGTGCGGATCCCGGAACCGCACCGGCGGGTCGACGACTACCCGCACCACCTCTCTGGCGGCCAGCGGCAGCGCGTGATGATCGCCATCGCCGTCGCCTGCGAACCGCGCCTGCTGATCGCCGACGAACCCACCACCGCGCTGGACGTGACGATCCAGGCCCAGGTGCTGGAGCTGCTGGCCAGCCTGCGCCGGCAGCTGTCGATGTCGCTGCTGCTGATCACGCACGATCTCGCCGTTGTCGGCCAGTGGGCCGACCGGGTGGCCGTCATGCAGCACGGCCGCAAGGTGGAAGAGGGCACGCGCGACGAGGTATTCTTCGCGCCACGCCACCGCTACAGCCAGGGCCTGCTGGAGTCTTCGCTGCACGTCGATGCCGATTGCCACTACAGCCGCGTGAAGCTGGCCGAGATCCGCCACGCCGTCGACGCGGCCGGCGAACGCAGCTTCAGCTTTACGGAGCAGGAGCGCCGCCAGCCGGCGTCGCGCCCGGCCGTCATCCACCAGCCGCCCGTGCTCGACGTCCGCAACCTGGTGGCGCAATACTCTTCCCGCTACGGCACCATTTCCGCCGTCAAGGATGTCTCGTTCCAGATCGGCCGGGGCGAAACCCTCGGCCTGGTCGGCGAATCGGGCTGCGGCAAGTCGACGCTGTCGAAGACCATCGTCGGCCTGAACCGCGCCGTGGCCGGGCAGGTGATCCTCGACGGCACCGATATCGCGCCGCTCACCGGCCGTGCGCTACGCCCGCACCGCGCCAACGTGCAGATGGTGTTCCAGGATCCGTACGCGTCGTTGAATCCGCGCCTGCGCATCGGCGACGCGCTGGACGAAGTGCTGGTGGTGCAGAAGGTGCGCGACCGGAACGAGCGGCAGCGCCGGGTCGCGGCGATGCTCGATGCCGTCGGCTTGCCATCCTCCGCCGCGCGCCGCTATCCGCACGAGTTCTCCGGCGGCCAGCGGCAGCGCATCGGCATCGCCCGCGCGCTGATCCTGCGCCCGAAGCTGCTGATCTGCGACGAACCGGTGTCCGCGCTGGATGTGTCGGTGCGCGCCCAGATCCTCAACCTGTTCGTCGACCTGAAGCACGAGTTCGGGCTGTCGTACCTGTTCATCTCGCACGACCTGTCGGTGATCAACTACATCGCCGACCGCGTGATGGTGATGCGGAAGGGCGAAGCGGTGGAAACGCTGCCGCGCGACGAACTGTTTACCAGTGCGCAGCATCCCTATACCCGCACGCTGATCGCCGCGACGCCGGCCTGGCCCGAGCCGCCGGCGATTCCGCTGGTCGAGGCGCTGGCCGTCCGCATCGCCTGA
- a CDS encoding ABC transporter permease, with amino-acid sequence MRAYIQRRLLQFVPVILGICILNFILIQAAPGDLAEVVAAESAQVEGAIVEDQVAQLRTSFGLDAPLHMQLLAYLGRLFTFDLGYSHRFGAPVAELIGDRVGATALLGLTSLALAVVIGVVLGVLCARWRNGRLDRAVSALMALCYSVPVFWLALMMVVLFGVTLQWFPIDGMREVGIEAQGRWSEARDVLWHLVLPATTLAVYSIAVYARFTRASMVDALQEDYIRTARSKGLSEPVVVFRHALRNAILPVLTLIAGHFGELLAGSIVIETVFSWPGLGKLTYDAVVNRDTNLLLSMLFLSSLLVMATSLLLDILYAALDPRIELRK; translated from the coding sequence ATGAGAGCCTATATCCAGCGCAGGCTGCTGCAATTCGTGCCCGTCATCCTGGGCATCTGCATCCTCAATTTCATCCTGATCCAGGCCGCGCCGGGCGACCTGGCCGAAGTGGTGGCCGCCGAGTCGGCCCAGGTCGAGGGCGCCATCGTCGAAGACCAGGTGGCGCAGCTGCGCACCTCGTTCGGCCTGGACGCGCCGCTGCACATGCAGCTGCTGGCCTACCTGGGCCGCCTGTTCACGTTCGACCTGGGGTACTCGCACCGCTTCGGCGCCCCGGTGGCCGAACTGATCGGCGACCGGGTCGGCGCCACCGCGCTGCTCGGGCTGACCAGCCTCGCACTGGCCGTGGTGATCGGCGTGGTGCTCGGCGTGCTGTGCGCGCGCTGGCGCAATGGCCGGCTGGACCGCGCCGTGTCCGCGCTGATGGCGCTGTGCTACTCGGTGCCGGTGTTCTGGCTGGCCCTGATGATGGTGGTGCTGTTCGGCGTCACGCTGCAATGGTTCCCCATCGACGGCATGCGCGAGGTGGGCATCGAGGCGCAGGGGCGCTGGAGCGAGGCGCGCGACGTGCTGTGGCACCTGGTGCTGCCGGCCACCACGCTGGCGGTCTACTCGATCGCCGTGTACGCCCGCTTCACCCGCGCATCGATGGTCGACGCGCTGCAGGAAGACTATATCCGCACGGCGCGCTCGAAAGGCCTGTCGGAGCCGGTGGTGGTGTTCCGCCACGCGCTGCGCAACGCCATCCTGCCGGTGCTGACCCTGATCGCCGGCCACTTCGGCGAACTGCTGGCCGGCAGCATCGTCATCGAGACGGTGTTCTCGTGGCCCGGCCTGGGCAAGCTGACCTACGACGCGGTGGTCAACCGCGACACCAACCTGCTGCTGTCGATGCTGTTCCTCAGCTCCCTGCTGGTGATGGCCACCAGCCTGCTGCTGGACATCCTGTACGCCGCGCTGGACCCCCGCATCGAGTTGCGCAAATGA
- a CDS encoding ABC transporter permease → MKIPLSAAAGLAILLLVLFAALGAPVFFPGDPHDMVATPYLWPGQDWAHPLGSDLMGRDIATGLAHGARVSLLVGASSAGLTLLIGVVVGTLAGYCGGWADNALMRVTDFFQIVPRFLLAIILVAVLEPSIWVVVLALGVTSWVHTARVVRAEVLRLRNREYVQAGLAAGMSHARIILRHILPNALTPIIVSTSIVVAGCILLESSLSFLGLGDPNALSWGAMIGTGREAIRTGWYMIAIPGAATMLTVWALNVLGDALNDYFNPKLRN, encoded by the coding sequence ATGAAGATTCCCCTTTCCGCCGCCGCCGGCCTGGCGATCCTGCTGCTGGTGCTGTTCGCCGCGCTGGGCGCGCCGGTATTCTTCCCGGGCGATCCGCACGACATGGTCGCCACGCCGTACCTGTGGCCGGGCCAGGACTGGGCCCACCCGCTGGGCTCGGACCTGATGGGCCGCGACATCGCCACCGGGCTGGCGCACGGCGCCCGCGTCTCGCTGCTGGTCGGCGCGTCGTCGGCCGGCCTGACGCTGCTGATCGGCGTGGTGGTGGGCACCCTGGCCGGCTACTGCGGCGGCTGGGCCGACAATGCGCTGATGCGGGTGACGGACTTCTTCCAGATCGTCCCCCGCTTCCTGCTGGCGATCATCCTGGTGGCCGTGCTGGAACCGTCGATCTGGGTGGTCGTGCTGGCGCTGGGCGTCACGTCATGGGTGCATACCGCCCGCGTGGTGCGCGCCGAGGTGCTGCGGCTGCGCAATCGCGAGTACGTTCAGGCCGGGCTGGCGGCGGGGATGAGCCATGCCCGCATCATCCTGCGGCACATCCTGCCGAATGCGCTGACACCGATCATCGTCAGCACCTCGATCGTGGTGGCCGGCTGCATCCTGCTGGAATCGAGCCTGTCGTTCCTCGGCCTGGGCGATCCGAACGCGCTGAGCTGGGGCGCCATGATCGGCACCGGCCGCGAGGCGATCCGCACGGGCTGGTACATGATCGCGATCCCCGGCGCCGCCACGATGCTGACGGTGTGGGCCCTGAACGTGCTGGGCGACGCGCTGAACGATTATTTCAACCCGAAACTGCGTAACTGA
- a CDS encoding SfnB family sulfur acquisition oxidoreductase, with the protein MSTEALNKLPTTVAKSTEQSGGHASITAIGQGRVHVIRDDAEAIDVATALAAAFAPGAALRDRERRLPVAELRQLRLSGLWGITVPREYGGAGVSYATLARVFAILSAADGSIGQIPQNHYFILEIIRHEGSEAQKQFFFERVLAGDHFGNALVEPDVRRPEDRKVSLRRDGEGYRVDVRKYYSTGALFADWVPVAVADEEKRHFLAIYPRTAEGLRVVDDWASFGQRTTASGTVIADNAYLKPEWLVPHSVNADHVKPVGPVGQIMHAGIDTGIARAAFEATVAFIRQRNPKADDAPAEAVWEEDQLSIREIGDLAVSLHGTEALLDRAGLLIDRAYASDLAADWTRAAIAVSEVRAASTHSALLITNKLFELAGTRSTAPDHGLDRLWRDARTHTLHDPVRWRLFDVGNYYVNDKVPLRRPKWAEQPNQPKAMPEGPEPLTGEPPQPRLAAGL; encoded by the coding sequence ATGAGCACTGAAGCATTGAACAAGCTGCCGACCACGGTAGCGAAGAGCACCGAACAATCCGGCGGGCACGCCTCGATCACCGCGATCGGCCAGGGCCGCGTGCACGTGATACGCGACGACGCCGAAGCGATCGACGTGGCCACGGCGCTGGCTGCCGCCTTCGCGCCCGGCGCCGCACTGCGCGACCGCGAGCGCCGCCTGCCGGTGGCCGAACTGCGCCAGCTGCGCCTGAGCGGGCTGTGGGGCATCACGGTGCCGCGCGAGTATGGCGGCGCCGGGGTCTCGTACGCCACGCTGGCCAGGGTGTTCGCCATCCTGTCCGCGGCGGACGGCTCGATCGGCCAGATCCCGCAGAACCATTACTTCATCCTCGAGATCATCCGGCATGAGGGCAGCGAGGCGCAGAAACAGTTCTTCTTCGAGCGCGTGCTGGCCGGCGACCATTTCGGCAATGCGCTGGTGGAACCGGACGTGCGCCGGCCGGAAGACCGCAAGGTCAGCCTGCGCCGCGACGGCGAGGGTTACCGGGTCGACGTCCGCAAGTACTATTCGACCGGCGCGCTGTTCGCGGACTGGGTACCGGTAGCGGTGGCTGACGAGGAAAAGCGCCACTTCCTGGCAATCTACCCCCGCACGGCCGAGGGATTGCGCGTCGTCGACGACTGGGCGTCGTTCGGCCAGCGCACCACGGCGAGCGGCACGGTCATCGCCGACAACGCGTACCTGAAGCCGGAATGGCTGGTGCCCCATTCGGTCAATGCCGACCACGTGAAGCCGGTCGGGCCGGTCGGCCAGATCATGCATGCCGGGATCGACACCGGTATTGCCCGCGCCGCCTTCGAGGCCACGGTGGCCTTCATCCGCCAGCGCAATCCGAAGGCGGACGATGCGCCGGCCGAGGCGGTGTGGGAAGAAGACCAGCTGAGCATCCGCGAGATCGGCGACCTGGCCGTTTCCCTGCATGGTACCGAGGCGCTTCTGGACCGGGCCGGCCTGCTGATCGACAGAGCTTACGCATCGGACCTGGCGGCCGACTGGACCCGCGCCGCGATCGCCGTCTCGGAAGTACGCGCGGCCAGCACGCACAGCGCGCTGCTGATCACCAATAAACTGTTCGAGCTGGCGGGCACGCGCTCCACGGCACCCGATCATGGCCTGGACCGGCTGTGGCGGGACGCCCGCACCCACACGCTGCACGATCCCGTGCGCTGGCGCCTGTTCGATGTCGGTAATTACTATGTGAACGACAAGGTGCCGCTGCGCCGGCCGAAGTGGGCCGAGCAGCCGAACCAGCCGAAGGCCATGCCGGAAGGGCCGGAACCGCTGACGGGCGAGCCGCCGCAGCCCCGGCTCGCGGCAGGACTGTGA
- a CDS encoding ABC transporter substrate-binding protein: MPRTDNPVFAALADPSRRRLFRFGGAALAAGMFPGAALAAPETPVRGGTLVAIAFPEPATLATHLNGANPISLVTSKIYDRLFVEGNQHELLPRLGLSAEQSADGLDITIRLRKGVKWHDGHPFDAGDVKFSIEKIWPLQFSTITNAVARVTAPDAHTIVLRLKETWPILMRYLGQSAGQILPQHLYEGTDIVTNPHNNRPVGTGPFRFKEWQRGSHIVLERNPDYYIAGQPYLDRIVWKVINDSASRAAALETGAAHFAARNPITFSDVARLKGHRDLVIDTKQYEPNSYWLEFNLRDPLVGKLAVRQAIAHAIDRAALVKTVWGGFGAPLDAPVPSGVAEYFTKDVPKYPFDPKRAEQLLDAAGFPRQAGGWRFKLTHDFIPFGDDYRRTGEFVRQALRKVGIDASLGGKDLSTWTRDVFTDRKFQVISTWGGWSRDPQASLDVRFGQRGDRRGVPWSKVSGYSNKEIDALLEPTRSGADPALRKVNYKRVQQIVQAELPVLPLLEVYFFSVYNRRLRNAGELPYPTRNNFANVWLAKA; the protein is encoded by the coding sequence ATGCCTCGAACCGACAACCCTGTTTTCGCCGCGCTGGCCGATCCGTCGCGCCGCCGCCTGTTCCGGTTCGGCGGCGCCGCGCTGGCCGCCGGCATGTTCCCCGGCGCTGCCCTGGCCGCGCCGGAGACGCCCGTGCGCGGCGGCACGCTGGTGGCGATCGCCTTCCCCGAACCGGCCACGCTGGCCACGCACCTGAACGGCGCCAATCCGATCTCGCTGGTTACGTCGAAGATCTACGACCGCCTGTTCGTCGAAGGCAACCAGCATGAGCTGCTGCCGCGCCTGGGCCTTTCCGCCGAACAGTCGGCCGACGGCCTGGACATCACGATCAGGCTGCGCAAGGGTGTCAAGTGGCACGACGGGCATCCGTTCGATGCCGGCGACGTGAAGTTCTCGATCGAGAAGATCTGGCCGCTGCAGTTCTCCACCATCACCAACGCGGTCGCCCGGGTGACGGCGCCCGACGCGCACACGATCGTGCTGCGGCTGAAGGAGACGTGGCCGATCCTGATGCGCTACCTGGGCCAGAGCGCCGGGCAGATCCTGCCGCAGCACCTGTACGAAGGCACCGATATCGTCACCAACCCGCACAACAACAGGCCGGTGGGAACGGGCCCGTTCCGCTTCAAGGAATGGCAGCGCGGCAGCCACATCGTCCTGGAACGCAATCCGGACTACTACATCGCCGGCCAGCCCTACCTCGACCGCATCGTCTGGAAGGTGATCAACGATTCGGCCAGCCGCGCCGCCGCGCTGGAAACCGGCGCGGCGCATTTCGCCGCGCGCAATCCCATCACGTTCAGCGACGTCGCGCGGCTGAAAGGCCACCGCGACCTGGTGATCGACACGAAGCAGTACGAACCGAATTCGTACTGGCTGGAGTTCAACCTGCGCGATCCGCTGGTCGGCAAGCTGGCGGTGCGCCAGGCCATCGCCCATGCGATCGACCGCGCGGCACTGGTGAAGACCGTGTGGGGTGGCTTCGGCGCGCCGCTCGATGCGCCGGTGCCATCCGGCGTGGCGGAGTATTTCACGAAGGACGTGCCGAAGTATCCGTTCGACCCGAAGCGCGCCGAACAGCTGCTGGATGCGGCCGGCTTTCCGCGCCAGGCGGGCGGCTGGCGCTTCAAGCTGACCCACGACTTCATCCCGTTCGGCGACGACTACCGGCGCACCGGCGAATTCGTGCGGCAGGCGCTGCGCAAGGTCGGCATCGATGCTTCGCTCGGCGGCAAGGATCTGTCGACGTGGACGCGCGACGTGTTCACCGACCGCAAGTTCCAGGTGATCAGCACGTGGGGCGGCTGGTCGCGCGATCCCCAGGCCAGCCTGGACGTGCGCTTCGGCCAGCGCGGCGACCGGCGCGGCGTCCCGTGGAGCAAGGTGTCCGGCTACAGCAACAAGGAAATCGATGCGCTGCTGGAACCCACCCGCTCCGGGGCCGATCCGGCCCTGCGCAAGGTGAACTACAAGCGCGTCCAGCAGATCGTGCAGGCCGAACTTCCGGTGCTGCCGCTGCTCGAAGTGTATTTTTTCTCGGTGTACAACCGGCGTTTGCGGAACGCGGGCGAACTCCCGTACCCGACACGCAACAACTTCGCCAACGTGTGGCTGGCGAAGGCATGA